A stretch of the Etheostoma cragini isolate CJK2018 unplaced genomic scaffold, CSU_Ecrag_1.0 ScbMSFa_2006, whole genome shotgun sequence genome encodes the following:
- the LOC117940237 gene encoding transcriptional regulator Myc-A-like yields MSDDRKEEEEEEEEEEEEEEEEEEEEEEEEEETSKPLPTPPLSVTMETVMSPRRQDLVCIVCFGSYDLAARLPRRLHCGHAFCQACLKRLDTVINEQVSMTSSPSGP; encoded by the coding sequence ATGTCGGAcgacagaaaagaagaagaagaggaagaagaagaagaagaggaagaagaagaagaagaagaggaagaagaagaagaagaggaggaagagacgAGCAAGCCCCTCCCGACGCCGCCCCTCTCTGTTACCATGGAGACTGTGATGTCGCCACGGAGACAGGACCTGGTGTGCATCGTGTGTTTTGGGAGCTATGACCTGGCGGCGCGGTTGCCGCGGCGACTGCACTGCGGCCACGCCTTCTGCCAGGCGTGTCTGAAGAGACTCGACACCGTCATCAACGAGCAGGTGAGCATGACATCATCACCGTCAGGGCCGTGA